From a single Ascaphus truei isolate aAscTru1 chromosome 2, aAscTru1.hap1, whole genome shotgun sequence genomic region:
- the LOC142487948 gene encoding uncharacterized protein LOC142487948: MPVVSTTDEGAPQKDVRTLQAEAGLSPVGSTASTPSGDPTTPKALSPMQDSPLASPECDTGGALASSYLQAKEGDRPQPEGASSETSAGGATSILQLSSESSKESTLPVGQEAVETHKSCVSADALNQDTLDTRIVMGEETYCSNEETGTIKKLDSLIPDNEPASVDTLDGAPMHSYDPKAEMPEGNSGEESSDREVIASASSDLHLEYKESHREYALKRSFFSQGEEAADVPLLSPEPTKELTSSPIESENQSLPIKSTCNMDSDLYTTAPSTPTKNMYSLLKHPPYSKDGTSDEQNDLENESLCSSPTSPSGSYITAEGGSWASSGTSTGSPSCSPNLMAEADTMEAPNAYTDSLTAHEEGPCEDPCCMSPDILGEEDISALYVRNIQPQDLSPANEEVTDADPSDGQTSGEEEEDEEDEEEWETDFAPSFTSIPLCSEFVNAGALGAFSSVPYQTEHESRAGCSSEIEETLQATSSEELPSELPRADLQSAENDHMIPAVLLPFQGSLIFEAESMEITLFPQGESAENEVIYGEEDDDSTSASFLHSLSEASINEGVDESFAYQDDTSESSDSASYDGEADEKRYSTEQYALTTDSVPQTEETPAGPLQPKHESSNSGCESEMETSSDLSDTDDECAVFTAIDVDVGDLASAGEHAMDEANPSFKDLGEDTNDSEDKEINSDQEQEESDGLPLLAQGLSLPESEEAHTTQDSSSEPEEYGTSNASHEEKDREHIRSTLVLTSEALTASQFVSPSVSERLEEREGEVRSWSDSPIEQQSSSSELDEVLQAGIDHVGECLIACFDTDEELDTLPLLNTAAPSMREERRGYEQSGRQSSMAIGVYEDAPEFIAQAEAFDLGEHVAKSDSRNGHDAVEALATEEILAPCTTEAQDLGRYERALQIMELERQDDETEVTLQQYFQESGEDRLEDMPEEECLFACYDSDDDQEDGVPLDRHSLITQIYRQQGAATANYVINRSSHGPDSSISGAFMEETQGEETYAGLTSTASTYQLASSDTETHDKKDTPGPVISSGILSERNYQIIVCKNEEEQEQFTVDRELDNMTTESITSEMPIEVTDGNIPLCVNQEPREISVNLEEATKDNISVLNAESNTEELGSTVTARMLPTLSEASPSPLTPVTMHAEGSAELQMGLSWSTSATEPSEDHGTNANTQSKLDKCPYVSNIEECNKDSPEDKLLEDKDAIVEDQLKQQLQSEASGNSELPANEEGTHRVAADQPVSKEPPDRDHVTQCSEQSRICGDSPPLPELHASSDSIPLQDATTSILQQSNISNLDLETNLGRDPLLEVDRAQDDNYVAEISSLECTVTNQPVSEAQKDKEKTSEEGLVLDELTDRNIALQNKMLCPESTDCSIPAIPDATLEGENVLDTSEKSSDKQLSSRSPTHAAVSLTAIQEERDTGLEKDSTGITSLSTGYAATKELREQGDYESPTHFEDQVENNLSIEICGTQHVAGNQHAGAFGPGDVVHSKDSDRKAQDTLGPISKTPEGQRPTREEYSGIKGMDTALCLDNVGKKEANISSVYLSLHSASAFSKDTAKLGTSKPETSNDFQEMTRLLQGSFGKLDALDLSTRSGCSENSMSRPKSNTTKVEGNDGFASDLLGDKKVKAKDAKRKPDVMAYVRAQERHHETHGAEACQNKKVLSKKSPAEEVLKMHPSDGRERGDFMVATSSERSHAILLSEDRTQKDKAGTGFYYTDDHGRTGEKAHLESHGLTDQLPCHVLKMQGEICNVAGNTEPDRGLSKESSEELVSTDLIKRTQEDRKPHFVKLLDSKLHSPLHESLQSGTALSPIHNLQDRGEPALHICSGASKVPPLSTSPLADHKAQDKREAVLLLSSEESSGNLYAENMLSAVDSKKLSLAVPERSSLPPEPHSETPLPGKAPVGMRLSPVEEQAGKKSHFSSTLSDPSLSSESERTSRGSEMHLLRETSGVTLLGITKPLMRPRGCETLSHRGSCNDSESNDGSLPELEEADLTEPRTATSQNQLAHCVGSGEESISKAKQSRSEKKARKAMSKLGLRQIHGVTRITIRKSKNILFVITKPDVFKSPASDIYIVFGEAKIEDLSQQVHKAAAEKFKVPMEHSPLITETAPTLTIKEESEEEEEVDETGLEVRDIELVMAQANVSRAKAVRALRHNNNDIVNAIMELTM; encoded by the exons ggTTGTCTCCTGTGGGTTCCACTGCTTCAACTCCAAGTGGTGACCCTACCACACCCAAGGCTTTAAGTCCGATGCAGGATTCTCCACTAGCAAGCCCTGAGTGTGATACAGGCGGAGCACTGGCTTCATCATACCTGCAAGCTAAGGAAGGAGACAGGCCTCAACCAGAAGGGGCGAGTAGTGAAACATCTGCTGGAGGTGCCACCAGCATTTTGCAGCTGTCCTCTGAGTCTTCAAAAGAGTCCACTTTACCCGTAGGGCAGGAGGCAGTGGAGACGCATAAATCATGTGTTTCAGCTGATGCACTGAACCAAGACACATTGGATACTAGAATTGTAATGGGGGAGGAAACCTATTGCAGCAATGAGGAAACGGGCACTATAAAGAAACTGGACAGCTTGATTCCCGATAATGAACCTGCTTCCGTGGACACATTGGATGGAGCACCGATGCACTCATACGATCCCAAGGCTGAAATGCCCGAGGGAAATTCTGGAGAGGAAAGCAGTGATAGAGAAGTCATTGCCTCCGCGTCTTCTGATTTGCACTTGGAATACAAAGAATCCCATAGAGAGTATGCTCTGAAAAGAAGCTTCTTTTCGCAGGGTGAAGAAGCAGCGGATGTGCCTTTATTATCCCCTGAACCCACCAAAGAGCTAACCAGCAGTCCTATAGAGAGTGAGAACCAGTCCTTACCAATAAAATCCACATGTAATATGGATTCAGACCTATACACGACTGCTCCTTCCACTCCAACAAAAAACATGTACTCGCTCCTTAAGCATCCTCCCTATTCAAAGGATGGGACCAGTGATGAACAGAATGACCTGGAAAATGAAAGTTTGTGTTCTTCTCCCACATCACCATCAGGATCATACATTACTGCAGAAGGGGGAAGCTGGGCTTCCTCGGGTACATCTACAGGATCTCCTTCATGCTCCCCAAATTTAATGGCTGAGGCAGATACAATGGAAGCCCCCAATGCTTACACGGACTCGTTGACTGCTCATGAAGAGGGCCCGTGTGAAGATCCATGTTGCATGTCCCCTGACATCCTAGGGGAAGAGGACATTTCAGCCCTTTATGTTAGAAATATTCaacctcaggacctctctccaGCCAATGAAGAGGTAACAGATGCGGACCCAAGTGATGGCCAAACCagtggagaagaggaggaggatgaggaggatgaagaAGAATGGGAAACTGACTTTGCACCATCTTTTACCAGTATCCCTCTGTGTTCTGAGTTTGTTAATGCAGGTGCACTAGGTGCTTTCTCTTCTGTTCCCTATCAAACGGAACATGAATCTAGGGCAGGCTGTTCTTCAGAAATAGAAGAGACCTTACAGGCAACAAGCTCAGAAGAGCTACCTTCTGAATTACCCAGGGCTGACCTGCAAAGTGCTGAAAATGATCATATGATCCCTGCCGTCCTGCTGCCCTTCCAGGGAAGTTTGATTTTCGAAGCAGAATCAATGGAAATTACCTTGTTCCCTCAAGGTGAGTCAGCTGAGAATGAGGTCATTTATGGAGAGGAAGATGATGATAGCACCTCTGCTTCCTTCCTGCATTCTCTGTCGGAGGCCTCCATCAATGAAGGGGTGGACGAGTCCTTTGCTTACCAAGACGACACATCCGAGTCCTCAGATTCGGCGTCCTATGACGGAGAAGCAGATGAGAAACGATACAGCACGGAGCAGTACGCCTTGACAACTGATTCTGTTCCACAAACCGAAGAAACCCCAGCAGGACCCCTCCAACCCAAGCACGAATCCTCCAATTCTGGGTGTGAGAGCGAGATGGAGACGTCTTCTGATCTATCTGATACGGATGATGAATGTGCAGTGTTTACAGCAATTGACGTGGATGTTGGAGACCTGGCAAGCGCAGGAGAGCATGCTATGGATGAGGCGAATCCCAGTTTTAAAGACCTCGGAGAGGACACTAATGACAGcgaagacaaagaaataaatagtGATCAGGAACAGGAAGAAAGTGACGGTTTACCCCTCTTAGCACAAGGTCTTTCACTACCAGAATCTGAAGAGGCTCACACCACCCAAGACAGTTCAAGTGAACCTGAGGAATATGGCACAAGCAATGCCTCCCATGAAGAAAAAGACAGAGAGCACATTAGGAGCACCTTAGTACTTACTTCTGAAGCTCTCACTGCATCTCAGTTTGTTAGTCCATCAGTATCAGAAAGACTGGAAGAACGAGAAGGGGAAGTAAGGTCATGGTCTGATAGCCCAATAGAGCAACAATCTTCATCATCAGAACTAGATGAGGTCCTCCAAGCAGGAATTGATCATGTTGGTGAATGTTTGATTGCTTGTTTTGATACTGATGAAGAGCTTGATACTCTGCCCCTACTTAACACAGCTGCGCCAAGCATGAGAGAAGAAAGACGAGGATATGAGCAAAGTGGAAGGCAATCCTCTATGGCTATTGGTGTGTATGAGGATGCACCTGAATTCATTGCTCAGGCTGAGGCATTTGACTTAGGGGAGCATGTTGCAAAGTCTGATTCAAGAAATGGGCATGATGCAGTAGAGGCCTTAGCGACAGAGGAGATACTTGCTCCTTGTACTACAGAAGCACAGGATTTAGGCAGATACGAAAGGGCCTTGCAAATAATGGAACTAGAAAGGCAAGATGATGAGACAGAAGTTACCTTGCAACAATACTTCCAGGAGTCAGGAGAGGACAGATTAGAGGATATGCCTGAAGAAGAGTGCCTTTTTGCATGCTATGACTCTGATGATGATCAGGAAGATGGCGTTCCTCTTGACCGACACTCTCTCATCACTCAAATATACAGACAACAAGGGGCAGCAACAGCTAATTATGTTATAAACCGATCATCCCATGGCCCAGATTCTAGCATCTCTGGAGCATTTATGGAAGAGACCCAGGGAGAGGAAACGTATGCAGGACTGACTTCTACGGCCTCTACATATCAACTTGCTAGCTCAGATACTGAAACACATGATAAAAAGGACACCCCAGGCCCTGTAATATCCTCAGGAATTTTATCTGAAAGAAATTATCAAATTATAGTGTGTAAGAATGAGGAGGAACAAGAGCAGTTCACGGTTGACAGAGAGTTGGATAACATGACCACAGAATCTATCACAAGTGAAATGCCTATTGAAGTAACAGATGGCAACATTCCACTCTGCGTCAATCAAGAGCCCAGAGAGATCAGCGTGAACTTGGAAGAAGCAACAAAAGACAATATATCTGTTCTTAACGCAGAATCCAATACTGAAGAGCTAGGCTCCACTGTAACAGCCCGTATGCTGCCAACACTATCCGAAGCTTCACCATCACCACTGACACCTGTGACAATGCATGCAGAAGGTTCAGCTGAATTACAGATGGGATTAAGTTGGTCTACATCAGCCACAGAACCTTCAGAGGACCACGGAACAAATGCTAATACTCAGAGTAAGCTGGACAAATGCCCCTATGTGTCTAACATAGAAGAGTGTAACAAAGATTCGCCTGAAGATAAACTTTTAGAGGACAAGGACGCAATAGTTGAAGATCAGCTGAAGCAGCAGCTGCAAAGTGAAGCGAGTGGAAATAGTGAACTGCCGGCAAATGAAGAGGGAACACACAGAGTGGCTGCCGACCAGCCTGTGTCTAAAGAGCCACCGGATCGGGACCACGTTACTCAGTGCAGTGAACAAAGCCGAATTTGTGGGGATAGCCCACCCCTTCCTGAACTACATGCCAGTAGTGATTCAATCCCTCTTCAGGATGCCACTACTTCTATTTTGCAGCAAAGCAACATCTCCAACTTGGACCTGGAGACCAATTTAGGGCGTGATCCTCTTTTAGAAGTGGACAGGGCACAGGATGATAACTACGTAGCTGAGATTTCTTCATTGGAATGTACCGTGACAAACCAACCAGTGTCTGAGGCCCAGAAAGACAAAGAGAAAACAAGTGAAGAAGGTCTTGTGCTTGACGAGCTGACAGATAGAAACATTGCCTTGCAAAATAAGATGCTATGCCCCGAAAGCACAGACTGTAGTATCCCAGCAATTCCTGATGCTACATTGGAAGGGGAAAACGTTCTAGATACCAGTGAGAAATCCTCAGACAAGCAGCTCAGCTCACGTTCCCCAACTCATGCGGCTGTTTCCTTGACTGCAATTCAAGAGGAGAGAGATACTGGATTAGAAAAGGATTCCACAGGAATAACCTCACTTTCCACTGGTTATGCAGCAACCAAAGAGCTTAGGGAACAAGGAGATTATGAGTCACCTACACATTTTGAAGATCAAGTAGAAAATAACTTGAGCATTGAAATATGTGGTACACAGCACGTGGCAGGTAATCAACATGCTGGTGCTTTTGGACCTGGTGATGTTGTCCACTCGAAGGACTCTGATAGAAAGGCACAAGACACATTAGGTCCTATTTCTAAAACACCAGAGGGACAGAGACCCACTCGGGAAGAATATTCAGGGATAAAAGGCATGGACACGGCTCTGTGTCTAGATAACGTAGGGAAAAAGGAAGCAAACATCTCATCCGTTTATCTCAGCCTTCATTCTGCCAGTGCATTTTCAAAAGATACTGCTAAGCTAGGAACATCCAAACCAGAAACGTCCAATGACTTTCAAGAAATGACCAGGCTGCTGCAAGGTTCCTTTGGTAAATTGGATGCTTTGGATTTGAGTACCAGGTCTGGCTGTTCTGAAAACAGTATGTCCAGACCCAAAAGTAACACTACCAAGGTAGAAGGTAATGATGGGTTTGCATCTGATTTGTTAGGTGATAAGAAAGTGAAGGCAAAAGATGCCAAGAGGAAGCCAGATGTGATGGCTTATGTACGTGCTCAGGAGAGACATCATGAAACCCATGGGGCTGAGGCATGTCAAAATAAGAAAGTGTTGTCTAAGAAAAGCCCAGCTGAAGAGGTCCTCAAAATGCACCCCAGTGATGGACGTGAACGTGGTGATTTCATGGTAGCAACTAGTTCAGAGAGGTCTCATGCTATTTTACTTAGTGAAGATCGGACACAAAAGGACAAAGCAGGAACAGGTTTCTACTACACAGATGACCATGGCAGGACAGGAGAAAAAGCTCACTTGGAATCGCATGGCTTAACGGATCAGCTGCCATGCCATGTGCTAAAGATGCAAGGTGAAATATGTAATGTGGCAGGCAACACTGAGCCTGACCGAGGTCTAAGTAAAGAGTCTTCTGAAGAGCTGGTCTCAACAGATTTAATCAAAAGGACGCAAGAAGACCGGAAACCGCACTTTGTGAAGTTGCTGGACTCTAAGCTTCACTCACCCCTGCATGAAAGTCTTCAGTCTGGAACTGCACTATCCCCCATCCATAATCTCCAAGACCGTGGTGAACCTGCTCTGCATATTTGCTCTGGTGCCAGTAAAGTGCCTCCCTTGTCCACCAGTCCCCTAGCTGACCACAAGGCGCAGGACAAAAGAGAAGCCGTGCTCCTCCTCTCTTCGGAAGAGAGCTCTGGGAACCTTTATGCTGAGAACATGCTGTCTGCGGTGGATTCTAAGAAGCTTTCATTAG CCGTTCCGGAAAGAAGTTCCCTGCCCCCAGAACCGCACTCTGAGACCCCTCTCCCCGGCAAAGCACCAGTAGGAATGCGACTATCCCCAGTGGAAGAGCAGGCGGGGAAGAAAAGCCACTTCAGCTCCACCCTGTCCGATCCCAGCTTGTCGAGTGAAAGCGAGCGGACCTCCCGGGGCTCGGAGATGCACCTGCTCAGGGAGACCTCAGGGGTCACACTGCTTGGTATCACCAAACCGCTGATGAGGCCGCGAGGCTGTGAGACTCTCAGTCACAGGG GTTCGTGCAATGACTCAGAAAGCAATGACGGATCTCTCCCTGAGCTGGAAGAAGCAGACTTGACAGAACCTCGGACAGCGACCAGCCAG